Proteins from one Enterobacter bugandensis genomic window:
- the ycaO gene encoding 30S ribosomal protein S12 methylthiotransferase accessory factor YcaO encodes MTQTFIPGKDAALEDSIARFQQKLTDLGFNIEEASWLNPVPHVWSVHIRDKDCALCFTNGKGATKKAALASALGEYFERLSTNYFFADFWLGETIANGPFVHYPNEKWFPLTEDDELPEGILDGRLRAFYDPENELTASMLIDLQSGNEERGICALPFTRQSDEQTVYIPMNIVGNLYVSNGMSAGNTRNEARVQGLSEVFERHIKNRIIAESISLPEIPADVLARYPGVVESIAKLEAEGFPIFAYDGSLGGKYPVICVVLFNPTNGTCFASFGAHPDFGVALERTVTELLQGRSLKDLDVFTPPTFDDEEVAEHTNLETHFIDSSGLISWDMFKQDADYPFVDWSFAGTTEEEFATLMAIFDAEDQEVYIADYEHLGVYACRIIVPGMSDIYPAEDLWLANNSMGAHLRETLLSLPGSEWEKEDYLNLIAQLDDEGHDDFTRVRELLGLATGKDNGWYTLRIGELKAMLALAGGDLDQALAWTEWTMEFNQSVFSAERTNYYRCLQTLLLLAQEDDREPLQYLNAFVRMYGAEAVEAASAALSGEEPFYGLQAVDSDLKAFPAHQSLLKAYEKLQRAKAAYWSK; translated from the coding sequence ATGACTCAAACGTTTATCCCCGGCAAAGACGCCGCTCTGGAAGATTCCATCGCTCGCTTCCAGCAGAAACTGACCGACCTGGGCTTTAACATCGAAGAAGCCTCCTGGCTGAACCCGGTGCCTCACGTCTGGTCCGTGCACATTCGCGACAAAGACTGCGCGCTCTGCTTTACCAACGGTAAAGGTGCGACGAAAAAAGCGGCACTGGCCTCTGCGCTGGGTGAGTATTTTGAGCGTCTGTCCACCAACTACTTCTTCGCTGACTTCTGGCTGGGTGAAACCATCGCCAACGGCCCGTTCGTTCACTATCCGAACGAAAAATGGTTCCCGCTGACCGAAGACGATGAACTGCCGGAAGGCATTCTGGATGGCCGTCTGCGTGCCTTCTACGATCCGGAAAACGAACTGACCGCCAGCATGCTGATCGATCTGCAGTCTGGGAATGAAGAGCGTGGGATCTGCGCCCTGCCGTTCACCCGTCAGTCTGACGAGCAGACCGTCTATATCCCGATGAACATCGTCGGCAACCTGTATGTGTCTAACGGTATGTCCGCCGGTAACACCCGCAATGAAGCGCGCGTACAGGGTCTCTCTGAAGTCTTCGAGCGTCATATCAAAAACCGCATTATTGCCGAATCCATCAGCCTGCCTGAAATTCCGGCAGACGTGCTGGCGCGCTACCCGGGCGTGGTGGAATCCATCGCCAAACTGGAAGCGGAAGGTTTCCCAATCTTTGCGTATGACGGCTCGCTGGGCGGTAAATATCCGGTTATCTGCGTCGTGCTGTTTAACCCGACTAACGGAACCTGCTTCGCCTCCTTTGGCGCGCATCCTGACTTCGGCGTGGCGCTGGAGCGTACCGTGACCGAGCTGCTGCAGGGCCGTAGCCTGAAAGATCTCGACGTATTCACCCCGCCAACGTTTGACGATGAAGAAGTAGCCGAGCACACCAACCTCGAAACCCACTTCATCGACTCCAGCGGTTTGATCTCCTGGGATATGTTCAAGCAGGACGCGGACTATCCGTTCGTGGACTGGAGCTTTGCCGGTACCACCGAAGAAGAGTTCGCTACATTGATGGCAATCTTCGACGCCGAAGATCAGGAAGTCTACATTGCCGACTACGAACACCTGGGCGTTTACGCGTGCCGCATCATCGTACCTGGCATGTCCGATATCTACCCGGCGGAAGATCTGTGGCTCGCAAACAACAGCATGGGCGCGCACCTGCGTGAAACCCTACTCTCCCTGCCGGGCAGCGAGTGGGAAAAAGAAGATTATCTCAACCTGATAGCCCAACTGGACGATGAAGGCCACGATGACTTTACCCGCGTGCGCGAGTTGCTGGGTCTGGCGACCGGGAAAGACAACGGCTGGTACACGCTGCGCATCGGTGAACTGAAAGCGATGCTGGCCCTCGCGGGCGGCGATCTGGATCAGGCTCTGGCCTGGACAGAATGGACCATGGAGTTTAACCAGTCGGTCTTCTCCGCCGAGCGCACCAACTATTACCGCTGCCTGCAAACCCTGCTGCTGCTTGCGCAGGAAGACGATCGCGAGCCACTGCAGTACCTGAACGCTTTTGTACGTATGTACGGTGCTGAAGCGGTTGAAGCCGCCAGCGCGGCGCTGAGCGGTGAAGAGCCGTTCTACGGTCTGCAGGCGGTTGACAGCGATCTGAAAGCCTTCCCGGCGCATCAGTCTCTGCTGAAGGCCTATGAAAAGCTGCAGAGAGCAAAAGCCGCTTACTGGTCAAAATAA
- a CDS encoding DUF421 domain-containing protein codes for MKAFDLQRMAFDKVPPEFLGEVALRSLYTFVLVFLFLKITGRRGVRQMSLFEVLIILTLGSAAGDVAFYDDVPMVPVFIVFVSLALLYRLVMWLMSKSEKLEDLLEGKPVVIVEDGQLAWENVQSANMTEFEFFMELRLNSVEQLGQVRLAIMETNGQISVYYYADDDVKPGLCILPDMLVERFRVIPETGEYACIKCSHVVGMHAGDHQLCPRCANPEWTKVSRAKRLV; via the coding sequence ATGAAAGCATTTGATCTCCAGCGGATGGCGTTTGATAAAGTTCCACCTGAATTTCTGGGCGAAGTGGCGCTGCGCAGCCTGTATACCTTCGTACTCGTCTTCCTGTTTCTCAAAATTACCGGTCGTCGTGGCGTTCGTCAGATGTCTCTGTTTGAAGTGCTGATCATCCTGACGCTGGGCTCGGCGGCGGGGGACGTCGCGTTTTATGACGACGTGCCGATGGTGCCGGTGTTTATCGTTTTTGTTTCCCTCGCCTTGCTTTACCGGCTGGTGATGTGGCTGATGTCAAAAAGTGAAAAGCTGGAAGATCTGCTTGAAGGGAAACCGGTCGTTATTGTCGAGGACGGTCAGCTGGCCTGGGAAAATGTGCAAAGCGCCAATATGACCGAGTTTGAGTTCTTTATGGAGCTGCGCCTGAATAGCGTTGAACAGCTCGGACAGGTGCGGCTGGCGATCATGGAAACCAATGGGCAAATCAGCGTCTATTACTATGCTGACGACGACGTTAAGCCCGGCCTGTGTATCCTGCCGGATATGTTAGTAGAACGGTTCAGGGTGATACCTGAAACCGGGGAGTATGCATGTATAAAATGTAGTCATGTTGTGGGGATGCATGCGGGCGATCATCAATTATGCCCTCGTTGTGCAAATCCGGAATGGACAAAGGTTAGCCGGGCTAAACGCCTCGTCTGA
- the serC gene encoding 3-phosphoserine/phosphohydroxythreonine transaminase: MAQVFNFSSGPAMLPADVLKQAQQELCDWNGLGTSVMEISHRGKAFIQVAEEAEKDFRDLLNIPSNYKVLFCHGGGRGQFAGIPLNLLGDKTTADYVDAGYWAASALKEAHKYCTPNVIDAKVTVDGLRAVKPMSEWQLSDNAAYLHYCPNETIDGIAIHEEPGFGDNVIVTADFSSTILSTPLDVSRYGVIYAGAQKNIGPAGLTIVIVREDLLGKAHKSCPSILDYTVLNDNDSMFNTPPTFAWYLSGLVFKWLKQNGGVAQMDKINQQKAELLYGTIDKSDFYRNDVAKANRSRMNVPFQLADSSLDSVFLEESFAAGLHALKGHRVVGGMRASIYNAMPLEGVKALTDFMIDFERRHG, from the coding sequence ATGGCTCAAGTCTTTAATTTCAGTTCAGGTCCGGCAATGTTACCGGCAGACGTACTCAAACAGGCTCAACAGGAGCTGTGTGACTGGAACGGTCTGGGTACGTCGGTGATGGAAATCAGCCACCGGGGTAAAGCGTTTATTCAGGTGGCGGAAGAGGCAGAAAAGGATTTTCGCGATCTGCTGAACATTCCCTCGAACTACAAAGTATTGTTCTGCCATGGCGGTGGACGCGGTCAGTTTGCGGGCATCCCGCTCAATCTGCTGGGCGACAAAACCACCGCTGATTACGTCGATGCCGGCTATTGGGCAGCCAGTGCGTTAAAAGAAGCGCACAAATACTGCACGCCGAACGTTATCGACGCCAAAGTGACCGTTGACGGTCTGCGCGCCGTGAAGCCGATGAGCGAGTGGCAGCTGTCTGACAACGCCGCGTATCTCCACTACTGCCCGAACGAAACCATCGACGGCATCGCCATTCACGAAGAGCCAGGCTTTGGCGACAATGTCATTGTGACGGCGGACTTCTCTTCAACCATTCTGTCCACTCCGCTGGACGTCAGCCGCTACGGCGTCATTTACGCAGGTGCTCAGAAAAACATCGGTCCTGCTGGGCTGACTATTGTCATCGTCCGTGAAGACCTGCTGGGGAAAGCCCATAAGTCCTGCCCGTCAATTCTTGATTACACCGTCCTGAATGACAACGACTCCATGTTCAACACCCCACCTACGTTTGCCTGGTATCTCTCCGGCCTGGTCTTCAAATGGCTGAAGCAAAACGGCGGCGTGGCGCAGATGGACAAGATCAATCAGCAGAAAGCCGAACTGCTGTACGGCACGATCGACAAGAGCGATTTCTACCGTAACGATGTGGCGAAAGCGAACCGTTCGCGCATGAACGTACCGTTCCAGCTGGCAGACAGCAGCCTGGACAGCGTGTTCCTGGAAGAGTCGTTCGCGGCGGGTCTGCACGCGCTGAAAGGCCATCGTGTGGTGGGCGGGATGCGTGCTTCCATTTATAACGCCATGCCGCTGGAAGGGGTTAAAGCCCTGACCGATTTCATGATCGACTTCGAACGTCGTCACGGTTAA
- the aroA gene encoding 3-phosphoshikimate 1-carboxyvinyltransferase, producing MESLTLQPIARVDGTINLPGSKSVSNRALLLAALANGTTVLTNLLDSDDVRHMLNALKALGVHYTLSDDRTRCEVTGNGGALQASEELELFLGNAGTAMRPLAAALCLGSNNIVLTGEPRMKERPIGHLVDALRQGGAQIEYLEQENYPPLRLRGGFTGGTVEVDGSVSSQFLTALLMTAPLAPQDTVITIKGELVSKPYIDITLHLMKTFGVEVENQSYQRFVVRGAQQYQSPGNYLVEGDASSASYFLAAGAIKGGTVKVTGIGRNSVQGDIRFADVLEKMGAVVTWGDDFISCTHGELNAIDMDMNHIPDAAMTIATAALFAKGTTTLRNIYNWRVKETDRLFAMATELRKVGAEVEEGEDYIRVTPPAKLNFAEIGTYNDHRMAMCFSLVALSDTPVTILDPKCTAKTFPDYFEQLARISTLA from the coding sequence ATGGAATCCCTGACGTTACAACCTATCGCGCGGGTAGATGGCACCATCAATCTGCCTGGTTCAAAAAGTGTCTCGAACCGCGCTCTGCTGCTGGCAGCTCTGGCAAACGGCACCACCGTCCTCACCAACCTGCTGGACAGCGATGACGTGCGCCATATGCTCAATGCGCTGAAAGCGTTGGGCGTTCATTACACACTCTCTGACGATCGCACCCGCTGCGAAGTGACCGGCAACGGCGGCGCGCTGCAGGCGAGTGAGGAGCTTGAGCTGTTTCTGGGTAACGCGGGTACCGCGATGCGTCCGCTGGCGGCGGCCCTGTGCCTCGGGAGCAATAACATCGTGCTGACCGGCGAGCCGCGCATGAAGGAGCGTCCGATCGGCCATCTGGTAGATGCCCTGCGTCAGGGCGGCGCGCAGATTGAGTATCTGGAGCAGGAAAATTACCCGCCACTGCGTCTGCGCGGGGGCTTTACCGGCGGTACCGTCGAGGTTGACGGCAGCGTCTCCAGCCAGTTCCTGACGGCGCTGCTGATGACCGCGCCGCTGGCCCCGCAGGATACGGTTATCACGATTAAAGGTGAGCTGGTCTCCAAACCGTATATTGATATTACGCTGCATCTGATGAAAACCTTCGGCGTTGAGGTTGAAAACCAGTCTTATCAGCGCTTTGTCGTGCGTGGGGCGCAGCAGTACCAGTCGCCGGGCAACTACCTGGTTGAAGGCGATGCTTCATCCGCATCCTATTTCCTTGCCGCTGGCGCGATTAAAGGCGGTACGGTAAAAGTGACCGGCATTGGCCGCAACAGCGTGCAGGGCGATATTCGTTTTGCTGACGTGCTGGAAAAAATGGGCGCGGTTGTCACCTGGGGGGATGATTTCATCTCCTGTACCCACGGTGAGCTGAACGCCATCGACATGGACATGAACCATATCCCGGATGCGGCGATGACCATTGCCACGGCGGCGCTGTTTGCCAAAGGCACCACCACGCTGCGCAACATTTATAACTGGCGCGTAAAAGAGACGGACCGCCTGTTCGCGATGGCAACCGAGCTGCGTAAAGTCGGCGCTGAGGTAGAAGAGGGCGAAGATTACATTCGCGTTACCCCTCCGGCAAAACTGAACTTTGCTGAAATCGGGACCTATAACGATCACCGTATGGCGATGTGTTTCTCGCTG